The Sabethes cyaneus chromosome 3, idSabCyanKW18_F2, whole genome shotgun sequence DNA window tttctataaatgatttaaatgcttgacttcaattatgtaatatatcttagatgaaaacataactgggtagagcattagacataaaaaacgaaacagagaaattgggcttttccttAGCTGGTACTTCttcagataattagttttgcacaaaacttgagcttcttttgtatgtattttcatgaacttTATCTCATCGTTTTTACGTTGTTgcctgttagagggttaaggaaaCGAGAGGAGATAAAAGAAATAGTGTAAAAGCAGCGCCATAAGCATGCTTGAGGTTGGGAAACTTTATCGTTTCTCAGCGCTTGCCTTTTTCGATAGTCGGTCCcacatgcgcaaaatttgtttaaaatttgtataaatttatttgggaaaatctactcattaacattttcaaccctatacaccactattccTAAATGCTTAAATCAACTGCTTTTCTTTGCTTCTGCTTGTCTAGTCCGATTgcaagtaaggccattgcaaatcatttcaaaagtttttgtcacccccccttggaaattggcttgaaaaatcggggggcaaaaaaataatttgtaggatatgagctaaatttttttttataaaatcaattgtctgtgggctctacagcctgaaaaacttgaaaaatgagtatacgagttgagttaacacttctagcatgaaatagaaatggaaattcaaacagcggaatttccgaaaatcggccaaaaaaattatctttcgtttttgtctttttttcgtcgatttttgcatggaaattaataacgtatatattaaaagcaagaatagatttggttttcacgtttaaacttaaaataaaaatgcctaaaatccaattttttttgctcgattaaaaaattcactttgtttttttttcgcccccccccccccttcagtggcccaacaccggagggacaaaaactttttaaaatatttgtaatggcctaacagcaagtgaataaaatgacaaatgaaatacttctcacttttcttgatattTCAAAATGCCAAATACATGGACACATAtaagcatacatacatacatacatacatacataatacatacatgcatgcatacatacatacatacatacatacatacatacatacatacatacatacatacatacatacatacatacatacatacatacatacatgcatacatacatacatacatgcatacacacatacatacatacatacatacatatatacatacatacatacaccgaTTACAGTCGATCCTTGATATTTTGACTTtacacgttttgaacggtttaaTATAAGGTACTTAAATgattaagtttgaataacttttgaatgaatcgtccgattatcaacaactcggtttcatttgatagatctcaagagTAATtcttaaataataataatttgtagaatctttcttattgaattaatgtttatatgtaacaaaaatatgttttcaacACTTTTTTTACACAtgtctttatgtaactttcaaaccacaactccattcgtcatgaaatctataagttaaggttttgaaaggctactctttcatttgtaatcaattttgttcaaatcggttaagggacctatgagataatgaagtcccatatttttcgtatttttatacataacttttaaactaaaagtccgatcaaaatgaaattcaatagcgaacaatgggacaactctacctttcatttgacactaagatcatcaaaatcggtccagccatctctaagaaaagtgaatgagaaaaaaagcgttctacacacacatgcacacacacacacagaaaatgctcagttttcgaaactgagtcgaatggtacttGACATTCATACCGCTGGgcgttctttcgattttcggttttcccagtgatttctatacctttatactatattttcatatagtagaaagtcaaaaacctttgaaaattgtatatgaaaatatgaaaacaacGTGACTCTCATAATTAGAAAATGCAATCGATTTCTATGCTCAAACGAAAGATCTATTTACTGCAAAAGGGTTGATGTCATGATAAGAATGAGATGACTCAACCGATTTACAACATATTAACCTccatcaaaaatatttttacaacGGGATCGTTAATGAATagtttaccgatcaggcgtttgaTTTAACAGCTGTACAAAATGTTAATTTATCTcaaactgaattgaaaaaaaattttatcattttactCGAAGTTAAGCTCAATCGTTATCAAAAACTGAAAGTTCATGTCGTGCAACATTTGTGTACGTTTAAGCCTTTACGTCTCCGACATTAAAAATTAGGGTTTGTTCgattttgttcgatttttatgcagtcttaaaagaaccatgATTGGTATTTAGTGGAAAAATATAAGAGTGAAATTTGGTTCCGCtttcccggagatatttcgGATCgcaatggaattatttttttattttttatttgggaCTTTACGTTACGTTAAATATAGAAGTCAGAAGGGCCAAAATAAGTAGATTTGAAGGAAAAGTGAACAATAATTTTCCATTAAATTTGAATAGGTATACTTGAAAAAGTAGAACCTATGAGCCACATAAAAACACAAAACATTCACTTCACAAATATAATGCAGCACAAGATATTGAAGGCACAAGTATCTGGTTGGCATGGATCCTGGGAGTTCGACTATAGAAAAATAAATCATAGGAAAAATAAATCTATCATTCCTGCCTTGTTGAAAGGAAAACAAAATTCAGGTTTTGTCAACTAGAATAGAGGTTAAACTAAGGCCTTTTCTTCTATGAAATGGAACACTATGCGGTAGCGCCTATACACGGATGACGGGATGCAACTTTTGTTTCTATTGGCAAATTCCTACGTCCAGGAAAAGAGAGTAGCCCATTTGTCTGCTTTTAAAAAATACTCATCCCATTACAAGTTGCGTTAAACCAGTAAACACTTTGATATAacattcaatttattttaaCTCCATTTCTCGCAACATAAGTAACACAAATATTAGAAATTTAGTAGAAGtttgatttgaaatcaaactcttttttttttattttcggttATTATTTTGAGAGCGATATATTTCTAACCTCTTTGAAAGCAACAAACGTTATTGAAACTAGCAAAAGCGTTATTGAATGCAATCCTGTACTTTGTACTGTGCATATCCTGTACtttaatagctggctgcgaagtctgtcgtataaaaacagaaggtcaagtttcgataaaggaatgtagcacctaggctttgcttttgaagCTTATGGTCTATATTTCTATGTAATTATATTCCCAATAAAAGGCAATATTTaatgaaatcaaaattttttgtaGAGTATACGTCTCTATACAAACATTCATCTTCTTACAaagtatttttgaaaatttgtcaAATACCAATTTCTACGTCATCTGCGTTACATTTCTGGTTTCAGTAAACGTTCGTAATTTTTGACAACAGTAAAATTTCTATAATCGACGGCCCTTCATTGGGAGCAGCATTTTACTATTAGAACCGTTAGAAAAATTCACGAACAATAGTAACAAACGCCACTACAACATTGTACTTCGAGTTAACGTTTTTTTCATGAGCTGAGAAATGTTGAATGCAACTAATCACATAATTTAATCCAGAACGCACTAGGAAAAGCTGCTCACGTGTTTGCACAAGTATGTAAATATTTGAAATCACTGTTTAATAATACGATGCTAACGCAACACTAGAAAGTTCACCGCTGCTGGTAATCACTGCTGTTTCACGTTACATTCATTAGTTCAGGACAAAAACCGAGCACCGAAATGGTCCTTTCATGCAGTTGTTTTTTATCCATACACACATCACCTCATCAATTTGCACAGGTAAAGGGGAAATGACCAGCCGTATTCAGACATTTGAACTGTTTATCTAGTTTTGCTACCAAACACGACAACCTGCACCAAAGAACTGCCTACAGGGACTTGCAACGGAACAACCAAAAGCCGCGTGTTTGTGAGGATCCACATTTGAAATTGGCTCGTTTTCCAGCGCCTGCGCATTTTCTACAACGGAAACTCAAATGCATCTTAGAAACGTGCCGGAGCCGgcaaaaaacgtaaacattgaGCCACCCACTTCCACGCGCTCCCGCTGAAAACGTGTATTGACCATGCCGGCTATAACTTCGGGTCTCCATGCTGGTGGCAGCGTTCGTGTATTCCATCGGCGATAGGTCGCTTTCCGTTCGGCACCATATCCTGCTGAGGCTTCGTGTAGAATGGACATAAATACTAGGCACTGCAAAAAGCATCGGCACATTAGTTGGAACCAGACAAAACACAACACATCGTACACATCCATTGCATAAGTCGTCACCGATTTATAAACTATCCGTTCAATGGCGTATTCTAAGTTTGTTGGTATATTTTCTGGCGTAGTAAATCAACGTTCGGAACGTTCTAAAAAATGTCACTACGGTACTCAATCACTAACTTTCATAATATAACGAAATTGTCTATAGACATCAGGTCTGTTTCTGGCAAGCACAGTCCATAAATTGCCATCCATGCGTAATAATCTTCATTAGTGGTAAAATGGTTTTACGGAATAGTTTATATAGGTTTTTCATTCACTGTTTCACGATGGCCGCTTGTCGAAAGACCTGACCTGTCCCTGACAATGTATATGAGCTCAAATGGCAATGATCATAGCACCAAAACTGATTTGAAACCGATCGTTGTAGGAGTATCTCAGGGTCGCGAATTAGGCTGATTACTATTTTTATTGAACACTAATCatatgaaaaaaatttgttttagcaGAAAAACTATAATTATTACTTGATGATGCGTCGCTCATCAAAAATTCGTTGTCGAAAAACCGGCTAGGGACCAGCATTGCTAAGTGTGAGGTTATAATAATTTACCGTATTTTCAAGTTAGTTTTGTTTAAACCAAGCTTATgctttgttgttgattttttttttaatttttctttataacAGTAGTCATTCGAATGACGGAGGGAATGGTAGAGGAGAGCAATAAAATTAAAGAAGTTCAAAGTATCCAAACGGGTGGAACAAGACGTAACGGAACaagagcgaaaaattaggtAAGAGAGGTGCGGGGTATTGGTAATTCTATTATGCAAGACCTCCTCGTTGATTGTGAGTTTACTTACCGTTGTTATCCCGCCGGTCTATATCCACCCCTGCTGCGAGCAAATGTGACAATAGAATGCAATCATAAACTCTCTCTCCCTCTACGCTCTCTTGCAAGCGGCTTAGGCTTTGTTACTTGAGCCTGCGCGAAGCTAACTCGGCCTCATTCCACCTCAAAACATTTTTCAGACAGGACGTGCTAAGTAGCCGGACCGCAATCCTCCACTGGGGACTGAAAGGTGAGACACAACAAGAGGGGTTATCGAAGTAAAGCTTTCTAGGTTTGTAGATTGTTGCTCTTTACTCAAACTGGAGAATCCACAgattgaaccaagctataacgggagccaattataactgaAATTGAACGCAACTTTTCCCCCAGGCCCTGCGTTTGCAAATATTGTGTAACGTTTAAACCACAGCAGACTGGGCTCAACagtcccacgcatcatattttcgtagatttcaggacAGCACACGAACCAGTCGAGTGcaaacagctatgacagataatgcacggaacgggtttccggacaagcTAACGCGGTTGattaaagctaccctggagcgagtgatacaCTACGTGCATGTCAGTGATTATAATATGCTGAAGCGCATTAAAGGCGTTCATGAAACGGGAAGTGGGTTCGTGCTGTGAGTAGTTCCTAGAACGAAACAGTGGATCGAAGATTCTACGTCGTCGAAGTGTAACTGGGTTATTGTTGAACATTAATCGCATGGCCAACTTGGCTAACTGTTCGTCCTGAGAGCATGTTCGCGAAGAACACGATATCAGCTATCTTATGCCTCGAGTGTACCGTGTCAATGTCCACCATAGAACAGAGGTTATGGTAGGGTGGTAGCTCTTCTCCGTTCCATCCAAGATTTCTGAGAACAAACCTTACAAATCTCTTCTGAATTCTCTCGATGCGTTGAATATGCGTTACATACTGCGGGCGCCAAATAACGCTAGCGAAATCCAGTTTGCTTCTGACGAGACCTTTGTAGATCACCTGTATTGCATACGGATcatcgaggtcacggccaaaCCTCCTCATAAGCGCAAAAAGTTTCAAACTCTCGTTAATCACGTTTTCGATGTGTTTTACAAAGGAAAGTGGCCTATCGAATGTTACCCCTAGGTCACGTACATATTCTACACGCGGTATAGTACTATCTCGGTGAACGTAGTCGAAGATCACGGGGTTAACTTTCCTAGGAAATGTCATCGCTGAACACTTATCCGTATTAACTTTTAATCCGCAGTTTTCACAGAACCTCCCAAAATGCTCTAAATCAAGTTGCAACTTTAGGCAGTCATCCATGGTTTTAAtaggaaaaaagattttcacgtCGTCGGCATAAGTTAAAATGGTTGTGTCACGTTGTCTGTGACGGAACCACCTTCTGCGAGTTCCCTCGGCGCTACCAATTCAGCAAAGGCCGATCGAAGCGACGCTTTGTTTCTACACAGTACTGCCAGCGACTACTGCCGATCGGAAACGATCTGAATCGATCATAGTGGAAGGACGATAGTCGATAACAGAAAGTGAATAGCGATAGACCGAATAGGACGCTAGGTGAGGATCAGTGCGGTTGATTTATCATATTCTATAACGTAAATCTATTTAATTATATATAAAATGAATctaattaatttcataaatcagtctacttaaaactacttaaaattagGATATAAATTGAGTGCTCAACTaaagttattcttaaaattaAGCTTATACTATTGTGAAGGTAACTATTGAAGATCATGCTGCCGATATCATTTCTAACCTTAAACTTACATCTATAGATAGTACCACGTACCACCTGGTGCAGATTAAAATTGGCAGATCGACAGAAAATTACAAACGAACACTAAACGTAAGTGAAACCATAAGCACGAAGCACGAAGCATGCAGCTAAAACATATATTAACATTAAACATAAATAAGCAAACATTGAGACTCTTATAGAAAAATACATGCTACTTATCAACTAAACTAAGATTAGGGTTAGGAACATCATGCATGGTATTATACTTGCTTCTAAAATCATACAAACTACTATTGATACACCTAAAGCGAAATTATAACGATTATTATGCTATCCCATGGTTAAAATTGTACTTAATGAAAAATCTATTCTTATCTTTAAGGGATTTTTTAACTCGCCACATCTCATCTTTCTTAAATAAATCGAGTTAAAAAACTGGAAATACTGTCTTTCTTTGTTGCTTTgcaacaaaattaaaaaatccgTTTAATTTGCGATCGGGTGGTATATTAATTGAAAATGGCTCACGGAATTGGTTCAGACCTGGAAATCAGTTCGCTCCTCGAAGTGTCGGTTATACGCTCAGCTTGTCCTCTTTGTGACGGTCCGGATGATGGGAAAATGGTTAATTGTGATAAATGCCACCAGTGGTTCCATTTTGAATGTGTCGGTGTAAACGAAAGTGAGTCGGAGAGAGACTGGAGctgtgtgcagtgcagtgctcAGGTCCCTACAGGCCCTTCAACATCGGATTCCATTCAAGATTTACGTAAGCAAATCGATTTACTAGAACGAAAGCTGGCGGCTACCCAAGTGAAGGAAAATCAAAGAGTTCGGTGCGATGTAGACCCGCGGCCCATAAGAGGTATGTTTGGTGCGAAGTCGACAGGTGCGATCCCGAAGGCAAATTCAACGGCTATAGGAACAGTCGTTTCGTCTGGCGGCAGCAAAACTAGTTTCGAAAATGACGATGATCTGGAGGATGAACTTAGACTGTTGGAAGAAAAACACGCTCTAGAAAAACGGCAACTGCAAGAACGTTATGCTGTGCTACAGAAGAGGCGATCGTCAACCGGAATAAACCAAACTGGAACACAAGCGGAATTGGGCAGCTCGAATTCGTCATTCTGCAATGAGCTTAGTCGAAGTCAACTAGCGGCGAGACAAGCGGTTTCCCGTGATTTACCTGCATTTTATGGGCATCCCGAGGAATGGCCGCTTTTCTACGCGAGCTTCGAAAGCTCCACGAGAATGTGTGGATACAGCGACGAAGAAAATCTTCTTCGGCTCCAGCGTAGCCTAAAGGGGAAAGCGCTTGATGCTGTCCGCAGTCGATTGTTGCATCCGTCGAACCTTCCTGGGATTATGAGTACCCTGAAGACGCTGTTTGGACGTCCCGAAATGATAGTGCATTCGCTTGTTGCGCGTATACGGGATATGCCATCGCCGAGAgcggaaaaattaaatacactTATCGATTTCGGAATAGCAGTTCAGAATGTTTGCGCAACGATCAAGGCATGTGGACTAGATGAGTATTTATGTAACGTTGCCCTGCTACAGGAACTGGTCGAACGTTTGCCACCAACCATCAAACTTAATTGGGCATTGTATAGGCAAACGCTATCGATGGTTACATTGTCTAGCTACGGTGATTGGCTGGAAAAACTAGTAGAAGCTGCTTGTGTTGTTACTACCGTTCCGGTCGAAACATCAATCAATAAAAAGAATCGGAAACAAGACGATTATGTGAACGTTCACTCTGAAGAAACGGTATCATTTAAGCCCAGCAGAACACGGACAGATAGCAAACGGTGCGTAATTTGCGAGGGAACATGCAGTTCTTCAGAGGTATGCGAAACATTCCGTGGCATGAGCGTTTCATCGCGATGGTGTACCCTTAGGGAGAAAAAACTCTGCAAAAAGTGCCTTAACAAACATTTTGGGGCCTGTAATGTTAGATCCTCATGTGGTAAGAACGGATGCACGTTCATGCATCATCCGATGCTACACGATGACGTTAGATATAAAGCGACAGATCCACGGAAACAGCCATCTTCTCAAAGCTGTAATGCACACAGCGGTCCAACCGGAAATGTTTTGTTCAGATATATCCCAGTTATCCTGCATGGAAAAAATGTGACTGTTAAAACTCATGCATTTTTAGATGACGGGTCTTCGGCAACATTTATGGAGCACAGCTTATTGAAGGAACTCCAGTTAGAAGGTACACCAAACCCACTTTGCTTAAACTGGACGGGTGGCCAACAGCGTGAGGAACGAGAATCTGTTCGTCTACAGCTAGAAATTTCTGGTGGATCAAGAAATCGTTGTAAGAAGTACGTACTCCCTAAGGTTCATACTGTTAGAACACTTGCTCTTCCATCGCAATCGGTCGCAATACCGGATTTATCAAGTCGATATCAATACCTACAAGGGCTGCCGATTTGTTCATACGACTCTGTTTCACCGAGGCTTTTGATCGGAATTGATAATTGTCATGTTGGTCATGCACTAAAGAGCAAGGAGGGAGCTGCAAATGAACCGGTTGCTGAAAAAACGCGACTGGGCTGGTTAGTTTACGGTCCATGCTCAGTGACATTGGAGTCTTCTGCAAGAAATTTCAACGCGTGTCATAGCTTCCACATTTGTTCATGTTCAGGAGACACTGATTCAGATCTGAATACTGCACTTAAGGAATACTTTTCTATAGATTCTTTAGGAATTCTGCGGCCTGCGAAACCATTGCTGTCTAAGGACAATGAGCGCGCTACACAGCTGCTCTTGTCACGGACACACCTTACTAACAATCGTTATGAAACCGGTCTTTTGTGGCGAAGCGATGAAATACATCTTCCGGATAGCAAAGCTATGGCCGAGAAACGTTTAGTTTGTTTAGAGAGGCGCATGAGTCGCGATCAATTACTCGCTAAAACACTGCAGGAGAAAATCTCAGAATATAAACAGAAAGGCTATATTCGAAAGTTGAGTCCGGAAGAAGTTGCTGCGAAGCATCCTCGGAAGTGGTATCTGCCTGTCTTTCACCATAACGTCTACGTACCTGTTTTGAGGTTCGAAAGATTTTCGAAATGGAAACGGCTCATCAGGGCAACGGCATACGCCCTGCGGTATATATCTTACCTTCGCAGAAAGTCTCGTGCTCCGTTAAATGCAACACCACTGTCTAAGGAAGAGTTACAACAAGCTGAATGGTGTATATTTCGTCAGGTTCAAAAACAAGCTTTCCCTGAAGAATACAACCACCTGTATAACTCAGCAGATATGAAATCTAACCGTACACTACCAAAGAACAGTAAGCTGTACAAGTTAAACCCATACATCGACAATACCGGAATTTTGCGTATGCAGAGCCGTATTCAACTGTGCCAATTCGTTAACGATTGCGCCAAATACCCTATTTTGCTGCCTAAACGGCACTATTTGACAGACTTGGTGATAGCCGATTACCACTGTCATTACAAGCACATCAACCATGAGACGGTTATAAACCAAATACGCCAGAAATTCCATATTCCACAACTGCGCTCAGCGCACAAGCGTGTTCGTAATAGTTGTCAAGTGTGCAAGATACAGCGAGCTGAACCACATGCTCCAATGATGGCCGATCTTCCAGTAGCGCGGATGGCTGCATTCACTCGCCCATTTTCTTATACTGGCATAGATTACTTTGGACCAATATCAGTGGTAGTCGGAAGAAGGACCGAGAAGCGTTGGGGCGTCCTTATGACTTGTTTAACAGTCAGAGCCATTCACATTGAGATCGCGTATTCTCTTTCCACCGATTCCTGCATTCTAGCGTTAAGAAACTTTGTGGCCAGAAGAGAACCTCCTGTTGAAATCTTCAGCGATCGCGGTACTAATTTTATTGGTGCCAGCCGAGTATTGCGGAAGGAACTAGAGAAAGTAGACCAGGACAAGATTATGGAATACTTTGTAGATCCCAATACTAAGTGGACATTTAACCCGCCAGCAGCTCCGCACTTCGGAGGAAGCTGGGAGCGACTGATTCAGTCTGTTAAAAAGGTCCTGAACCAAGTGAAGCCAAAGCGACTACCGACAGATGAACTGCTACGAACTATGTTGTCTGAAGTCGAATTGATAGTCAATTCCAGGCCGTTGACTCATATACCATTAGACGTTGATTCTTTGCCTCCTCTAACACCGAACGATATACTCCTCGGATCTTCCAATGGTTCGAAACCCCCGATCGCATTTAATGACAGTCCAGATTGTTTGAAAAACTCGTGGAAGGCCTCGCAATGCTATGCAGATGAGTTCTGGAACAGATTCGTCATCGAATACCTGCCAACACTTACGCGAAGATCAAAGTGGTTTCAACGAACGCGCCCGATAGAGGTGGGTGACGTTGCCCTCATCGTAGATAAAAACCTTCCGAGAAATTGTTGGCCGAAGGGACGCGTCGTGGAAGTCGTTCGGTCAAAGGATCAGCAAGTAAGACGAGCAACTTTAGAGACAGCCCAAGGGAGAATGGAGAGACCTGCAGTT harbors:
- the LOC128740196 gene encoding uncharacterized protein LOC128740196, which gives rise to MAHGIGSDLEISSLLEVSVIRSACPLCDGPDDGKMVNCDKCHQWFHFECVGVNESESERDWSCVQCSAQVPTGPSTSDSIQDLRKQIDLLERKLAATQVKENQRVRCDVDPRPIRGMFGAKSTGAIPKANSTAIGTVVSSGGSKTSFENDDDLEDELRLLEEKHALEKRQLQERYAVLQKRRSSTGINQTGTQAELGSSNSSFCNELSRSQLAARQAVSRDLPAFYGHPEEWPLFYASFESSTRMCGYSDEENLLRLQRSLKGKALDAVRSRLLHPSNLPGIMSTLKTLFGRPEMIVHSLVARIRDMPSPRAEKLNTLIDFGIAVQNVCATIKACGLDEYLCNVALLQELVERLPPTIKLNWALYRQTLSMVTLSSYGDWLEKLVEAACVVTTVPVETSINKKNRKQDDYVNVHSEETVSFKPSRTRTDSKRCVICEGTCSSSEVCETFRGMSVSSRWCTLREKKLCKKCLNKHFGACNVRSSCGKNGCTFMHHPMLHDDVRYKATDPRKQPSSQSCNAHSGPTGNVLFRYIPVILHGKNVTVKTHAFLDDGSSATFMEHSLLKELQLEGTPNPLCLNWTGGQQREERESVRLQLEISGGSRNRCKKYVLPKVHTVRTLALPSQSVAIPDLSSRYQYLQGLPICSYDSVSPRLLIGIDNCHVGHALKSKEGAANEPVAEKTRLGWLVYGPCSVTLESSARNFNACHSFHICSCSGDTDSDLNTALKEYFSIDSLGILRPAKPLLSKDNERATQLLLSRTHLTNNRYETGLLWRSDEIHLPDSKAMAEKRLVCLERRMSRDQLLAKTLQEKISEYKQKGYIRKLSPEEVAAKHPRKWYLPVFHHNVYVPVLRFERFSKWKRLIRATAYALRYISYLRRKSRAPLNATPLSKEELQQAEWCIFRQVQKQAFPEEYNHLYNSADMKSNRTLPKNSKLYKLNPYIDNTGILRMQSRIQLCQFVNDCAKYPILLPKRHYLTDLVIADYHCHYKHINHETVINQIRQKFHIPQLRSAHKRVRNSCQVCKIQRAEPHAPMMADLPVARMAAFTRPFSYTGIDYFGPISVVVGRRTEKRWGVLMTCLTVRAIHIEIAYSLSTDSCILALRNFVARREPPVEIFSDRGTNFIGASRVLRKELEKVDQDKIMEYFVDPNTKWTFNPPAAPHFGGSWERLIQSVKKVLNQVKPKRLPTDELLRTMLSEVELIVNSRPLTHIPLDVDSLPPLTPNDILLGSSNGSKPPIAFNDSPDCLKNSWKASQCYADEFWNRFVIEYLPTLTRRSKWFQRTRPIEVGDVALIVDKNLPRNCWPKGRVVEVVRSKDQQVRRATLETAQGRMERPAVNIAILDVGSNSSKSDEGHNLLGGNVTLSVTEPPSASSLGDTNSAKADRSDALFLHSTASDYCRSETI